From one Tsukamurella tyrosinosolvens genomic stretch:
- the gabT gene encoding 4-aminobutyrate--2-oxoglutarate transaminase — MTASTPSLTYRLPQVRNLVTALPGPESARLAERRRSAVAGGVGSSVPVYAADADGGVIVDVDGNSLIDLGSGIAVTSVGASDPRVAEAVAAQAGHFTHTCFMVTPYEGYVAVAERLNALTPGDHDKRTVLFNSGAEAVENAIKVARLATGRDAVVAFDHAYHGRTNLTMALTAKTMPYKKDFGPFAPEVYRMPMSYPYRDAAAGLDADGAAAAARAISQIEKQIGGDAVAAVIIEPIQGEGGFIVPAPGFLPALAAWAKENGVVFIADEVQTGFARTGAWFACEDEGVVPDIITMAKGIAGGMPLSAITGRADLLDAVHAGGLGGTYGGNPVACAAALAALDTMTDLDLPARARAIGERSAARLSALADEVGVIGDVRGRGAMIAIELVRPGTSEPDADLTKAVAAKALAAGVVILTCGTYGNVIRLLPPLVIGDELLDDALTVLETAIREASA, encoded by the coding sequence GTGACCGCTTCCACCCCCTCGCTCACCTACCGTCTGCCGCAGGTCCGCAACCTCGTCACCGCCCTTCCGGGCCCCGAGTCCGCCCGGCTCGCCGAGCGCCGACGGTCCGCCGTCGCCGGCGGCGTCGGCTCCTCGGTGCCGGTCTACGCCGCGGACGCCGACGGCGGCGTCATCGTGGACGTCGACGGCAACTCGCTCATCGACCTGGGCTCCGGCATCGCCGTCACCAGTGTCGGCGCGTCCGACCCGCGCGTGGCGGAAGCCGTTGCGGCGCAGGCGGGGCACTTCACCCATACCTGCTTCATGGTCACCCCGTACGAGGGCTACGTCGCCGTCGCCGAGCGGCTCAACGCGCTCACGCCGGGCGACCACGACAAGCGCACCGTGCTGTTCAATTCGGGCGCCGAGGCCGTGGAGAACGCGATCAAGGTCGCGCGCCTGGCCACCGGCCGCGACGCCGTCGTCGCCTTCGACCACGCGTACCACGGCCGCACCAACCTGACGATGGCGCTGACGGCGAAGACCATGCCCTACAAGAAGGACTTCGGCCCCTTCGCTCCCGAGGTCTACCGGATGCCGATGTCCTACCCGTACCGCGACGCCGCGGCGGGCCTCGACGCCGACGGTGCCGCCGCCGCGGCCCGCGCGATCTCCCAGATCGAGAAGCAGATCGGCGGCGACGCGGTGGCCGCGGTCATCATCGAGCCGATCCAGGGCGAGGGCGGCTTCATCGTGCCCGCGCCGGGCTTCCTGCCCGCGCTCGCCGCGTGGGCGAAGGAGAACGGCGTCGTCTTCATCGCCGACGAGGTGCAGACCGGCTTCGCCCGCACCGGCGCCTGGTTCGCGTGCGAGGACGAGGGCGTGGTGCCCGACATCATCACCATGGCCAAGGGCATCGCCGGCGGCATGCCGCTCTCGGCCATCACCGGCCGCGCCGACCTGCTCGACGCCGTGCACGCCGGTGGACTCGGCGGCACCTACGGCGGCAACCCCGTCGCCTGCGCCGCGGCCCTCGCCGCGCTCGACACCATGACGGACCTCGACCTGCCCGCCCGCGCCCGCGCGATCGGCGAGCGGTCCGCGGCCCGCCTCAGCGCGCTGGCCGACGAGGTGGGGGTCATCGGCGACGTCCGCGGCCGCGGCGCGATGATCGCGATCGAGCTGGTCCGCCCGGGCACGTCGGAGCCGGACGCCGACCTGACCAAGGCGGTCGCCGCGAAGGCCCTTGCCGCCGGTGTCGTGATCCTGACATGCGGCACCTACGGCAACGTCATCCGCCTCCTGCCCCCGCTGGTGATCGGCGACGAGCTGCTCGACGACGCCCTCACCGTGCTCGAGACGGCGATCCGCGAGGCCTCCGCGTGA
- a CDS encoding APC family permease has translation MTEIVDKGLAKGRIGTLAGAVLGISTVAPGYTLTASIGLIVASVGLKMPAIFIAGFIPMFLTAYAYRELNSRVPDCGASFTWSTKAFGPYVGWMCGWGMVLATIIVLSNLAAIAVDYFYLFLAQVMSNDGIADLAGNKLVNIATTLVFIVIATYISGRGVTTSAKVQYALVGFQMIVLVAFAVTAIVRSRGVPTGLSFSLDWFNPFTGITIAAFVVGLTGSIFAFWGWDTCLTLGEESKDPKTVPGRAGLLAVVSILITYLLVAIAVMMYAGVGTEGVGLGNPDNSENVFRPLATPVLGGFGGLMLFLAIFASSIASLQTTFLPAARTMLAMGSYGAFPRKLATIHPRYLVPTYATVVSGVVTGVFYAVVKLLSDRALLDTIAALGIMICWYYGITAFACVWFFRRELFTGPHNIVYKFLFPLIGGTILAVVFVISVQESLNPENGSGSSLFGIGLVFYIGFGLLLLGAVLMFVRRATHPAFFRGETLRRTIAPVDVDKETLP, from the coding sequence ATGACGGAGATCGTCGACAAGGGCCTGGCGAAGGGCCGGATCGGCACCCTCGCGGGCGCCGTCCTCGGGATCTCGACGGTGGCGCCCGGCTACACGCTCACGGCGAGCATCGGCCTCATCGTCGCGTCGGTGGGTCTGAAGATGCCCGCGATCTTCATCGCGGGCTTCATCCCGATGTTCCTCACCGCCTACGCGTACCGCGAGCTCAACTCGCGGGTGCCCGACTGCGGCGCCTCGTTCACGTGGTCCACCAAGGCCTTCGGCCCGTACGTGGGCTGGATGTGCGGGTGGGGCATGGTGCTCGCCACGATCATCGTGCTGTCGAACCTGGCGGCGATCGCCGTCGACTACTTCTACCTGTTCCTGGCCCAGGTCATGAGCAACGACGGCATCGCCGACCTGGCCGGCAACAAGCTCGTGAACATCGCGACCACGCTGGTCTTCATCGTGATCGCCACGTACATCTCGGGGCGCGGCGTCACGACCAGCGCCAAGGTGCAGTACGCGCTGGTCGGCTTCCAGATGATCGTGCTGGTGGCCTTCGCGGTCACGGCGATCGTGCGGTCGCGGGGTGTGCCCACCGGGCTGTCCTTCTCCCTCGACTGGTTCAATCCGTTCACCGGGATCACCATCGCGGCCTTCGTCGTCGGCCTCACCGGCTCGATCTTCGCGTTCTGGGGTTGGGACACGTGCCTCACGCTCGGCGAGGAGTCGAAGGACCCGAAGACGGTTCCCGGCCGCGCCGGCCTGCTCGCGGTGGTCTCGATCCTCATCACCTACCTGCTGGTGGCGATCGCCGTGATGATGTACGCGGGCGTCGGGACCGAGGGCGTGGGGCTCGGCAATCCCGACAACTCCGAGAACGTCTTCCGCCCGCTGGCGACCCCCGTGCTGGGCGGCTTCGGCGGCCTCATGCTGTTCCTGGCGATCTTCGCCTCGTCGATCGCGAGCCTGCAGACCACGTTCCTCCCCGCGGCCCGGACGATGCTCGCGATGGGCTCCTACGGCGCGTTCCCGCGCAAGCTCGCGACGATCCACCCCCGGTACCTGGTGCCGACCTACGCGACCGTCGTCTCGGGCGTCGTCACCGGCGTCTTCTACGCCGTGGTGAAGCTGCTCTCGGACCGGGCCCTGCTGGACACGATCGCCGCGCTCGGCATCATGATCTGCTGGTACTACGGGATCACCGCCTTCGCGTGCGTCTGGTTCTTCCGCCGCGAGCTCTTCACCGGCCCGCACAACATCGTCTACAAGTTCCTGTTCCCCCTGATCGGCGGCACGATCCTCGCGGTCGTCTTCGTGATCTCGGTGCAGGAGAGCCTGAATCCGGAGAACGGCAGCGGCTCCTCGCTGTTCGGCATCGGGCTCGTCTTCTACATCGGGTTCGGCCTGCTCCTGTTGGGCGCCGTGCTCATGTTCGTCCGGCGGGCCACCCACCCCGCCTTCTTCCGCGGCGAAACCCTCCGCCGCACCATCGCCCCCGTCGACGTCGACAAGGAGACCCTCCCGTGA
- a CDS encoding universal stress protein, translating into MKVYVAYLATDGGRDAVALGVQLARSLDAELALGMVVPPDQTGAFVSGDLVDQVLTDQAEGWLAQAREQVPADVETSTHIGVYDSIAEGIIAEAQRLDAAIVVVGATGGGLLGRHSLGPVVNDLIHSAPVAVALAPRGQRHSKAATVRSVTCAVGARPGAEELLDAAITGAERAGVPLRLVSLIAVDLMPTARQGDQAKLEEARRHSATVLDEARKRLSGTVDVSSVVVLGDTVEDAVNGLDWHPGDLIMVGSSRLAAPRRLFLGSTAAKMLRVLDVPMVVVPRAGLA; encoded by the coding sequence GTGAAGGTCTACGTCGCCTATCTCGCCACCGACGGGGGCCGCGACGCGGTCGCCCTCGGCGTGCAGCTCGCCCGCTCCCTGGACGCGGAACTCGCGCTCGGCATGGTGGTCCCGCCCGACCAGACCGGCGCCTTCGTCTCCGGCGACCTCGTGGACCAGGTCCTCACCGATCAGGCCGAGGGCTGGCTCGCGCAGGCGCGCGAGCAGGTGCCGGCCGACGTCGAGACGTCCACGCACATCGGCGTCTACGACTCGATCGCCGAGGGCATCATCGCCGAGGCGCAGCGCCTCGACGCGGCGATCGTGGTCGTCGGCGCGACGGGCGGCGGCCTCCTGGGCCGGCATTCGCTCGGCCCCGTGGTCAACGACCTCATCCATTCCGCTCCGGTCGCCGTCGCGCTGGCTCCGCGGGGACAGCGGCACTCCAAGGCCGCGACGGTGCGGTCGGTGACGTGCGCCGTCGGCGCGCGACCGGGCGCGGAGGAGCTGCTCGACGCGGCGATCACCGGCGCCGAGCGCGCGGGCGTGCCGCTGCGGCTCGTCTCGCTCATCGCCGTCGATCTCATGCCCACCGCGCGGCAGGGCGACCAGGCCAAGCTCGAGGAGGCCCGCCGGCACTCGGCGACGGTGCTCGACGAGGCCCGGAAACGCCTGTCCGGCACCGTCGACGTCTCCTCGGTGGTCGTCCTCGGCGACACCGTCGAGGACGCCGTCAACGGCCTCGACTGGCACCCGGGCGACCTGATCATGGTGGGCTCGAGCCGCCTCGCCGCCCCGCGCCGCCTGTTCCTCGGCTCCACCGCCGCGAAGATGCTCCGTGTCCTCGACGTCCCGATGGTCGTCGTGCCCCGGGCCGGCCTCGCATGA
- a CDS encoding primary-amine oxidase, whose translation MQNPSPAAHPLDPLSADEIRAVTALLAREHGVNADWRYASIEMFEPSKAEITAFDTDGTPAERVAVAVLFDRTANRTYKARVSLTADAVTAFDHIPDVQANVTVDEWDEADQALRAHPDVIAALAARGITDMSLVFMDTWTYGAVLIPEEFAGRRIGWSDTWVRGSDGANPYAGPVNGFHCVIDLNTMELLRIEDTFRVDRPQIMGEYVPRMLPKEIREASTRPERKPLEITQPEGPGFTLEGNKLTWQNWSLRVGFNYREGMTLHAVTYNDNGNVRKIAHRLSFAEMMVPYRDHCEDHYRRTAFDIGEWGLGFMTTSLALGCDCLGEIRYLDATLHDSKGEPYDIANAICIHEEDNAVLWKHVDHHAGAEVRRMRRLTVSFHVTVANYEYLTYWRFYEDGNIECEVRATGIMVVSHFPEGGSHPHGTLVDQRTYAPFHQHFIVARMDLDVDGENNTVYRSETQMVPTGPDNPYGLSLRQVNTPLRTESEGKQDPHYPTQRSWKVVNDNVTTGLGTSPSYKLVASANVPAMFDPDSPILDRCRAIEHTLWVTPNDREERWPAGEFVNQGGGGMGLPAWTAANRSIENTDVVLWYTFGIHHITRPEDWPIMPADTVSFWLKPFGFFDRNPSIDVAPTPAKSASCCSTETDGAAAGSGCCQEEK comes from the coding sequence ATGCAGAACCCCTCCCCCGCCGCCCACCCGCTCGACCCCCTCTCCGCCGACGAGATCCGCGCCGTCACCGCGCTGCTCGCCCGGGAGCACGGCGTGAACGCCGACTGGCGCTACGCCTCGATCGAGATGTTCGAGCCGAGCAAGGCCGAGATCACCGCCTTCGACACCGACGGCACCCCGGCCGAGCGCGTCGCCGTCGCGGTGCTCTTCGACCGCACGGCGAACCGCACCTACAAGGCCCGCGTCTCCCTGACCGCCGACGCGGTGACCGCGTTCGATCACATTCCGGACGTGCAGGCGAACGTCACCGTCGACGAGTGGGACGAGGCCGATCAGGCCCTGCGGGCGCACCCCGACGTCATCGCCGCCCTCGCGGCGCGGGGCATCACCGACATGTCGCTGGTGTTCATGGACACGTGGACGTACGGCGCGGTGCTCATCCCGGAGGAGTTCGCGGGGCGCCGGATCGGCTGGTCCGACACCTGGGTCCGCGGGTCCGACGGTGCCAACCCCTACGCCGGGCCCGTCAACGGCTTCCACTGCGTGATCGATCTGAACACCATGGAGCTGCTGCGGATCGAGGACACCTTCCGCGTCGACCGCCCGCAGATCATGGGCGAGTACGTCCCGCGCATGCTGCCCAAGGAGATCCGTGAGGCGAGCACGCGCCCCGAGCGCAAGCCCCTCGAGATCACCCAGCCCGAGGGCCCCGGCTTCACCCTCGAGGGCAACAAGTTGACCTGGCAGAACTGGTCGCTGCGGGTGGGCTTCAACTACCGCGAGGGCATGACCCTGCACGCCGTCACCTACAACGACAACGGGAACGTCCGCAAGATCGCGCACCGCCTGTCGTTCGCCGAGATGATGGTCCCCTACCGCGACCACTGCGAGGATCACTACCGCCGCACCGCCTTCGACATCGGCGAGTGGGGCCTCGGCTTCATGACCACGTCGCTCGCGCTGGGCTGCGACTGCCTCGGCGAGATCCGGTACCTGGACGCGACGCTGCACGACAGCAAGGGCGAGCCCTACGACATCGCCAACGCGATCTGCATCCACGAGGAGGACAACGCCGTCCTGTGGAAGCACGTCGACCACCACGCCGGCGCCGAGGTCCGCCGCATGCGCCGCCTGACGGTCTCCTTCCACGTCACCGTCGCGAACTACGAGTACCTCACCTACTGGCGGTTCTACGAGGACGGCAACATCGAGTGCGAGGTGCGGGCCACCGGCATCATGGTGGTCAGCCACTTCCCCGAGGGCGGCTCCCACCCGCACGGCACCCTGGTCGACCAGCGCACCTACGCGCCCTTCCACCAGCACTTCATCGTCGCGCGCATGGACCTCGACGTGGACGGCGAGAACAACACCGTCTACCGGTCCGAGACGCAGATGGTGCCCACCGGGCCGGACAACCCCTACGGCCTGTCGCTGCGGCAGGTCAACACGCCGCTGCGCACCGAGTCCGAGGGCAAGCAGGACCCGCACTACCCCACGCAGCGGTCGTGGAAGGTGGTCAACGACAACGTGACGACCGGCCTCGGCACGTCCCCGTCGTACAAGCTGGTCGCCTCCGCGAACGTGCCCGCCATGTTCGACCCCGACTCGCCGATCCTCGACCGCTGCCGCGCCATCGAGCACACCCTGTGGGTGACGCCGAACGACCGCGAGGAGCGCTGGCCCGCCGGCGAATTCGTCAACCAGGGCGGCGGCGGCATGGGCCTGCCGGCGTGGACCGCGGCGAACCGCTCGATCGAGAACACCGACGTGGTGCTCTGGTACACCTTCGGCATCCACCACATCACCCGGCCCGAGGACTGGCCGATCATGCCCGCCGACACGGTGAGCTTCTGGCTCAAGCCCTTCGGCTTCTTCGACCGGAACCCGTCGATCGACGTGGCCCCCACCCCGGCGAAGTCCGCATCGTGCTGTTCCACCGAGACCGACGGTGCCGCCGCCGGATCGGGTTGTTGTCAGGAGGAGAAGTGA
- a CDS encoding aminobutyraldehyde dehydrogenase, whose translation MSDRLQNFIDGTFVDSTSSASIDIVDPATEAVVAVSPVSTEEEVAAAIAAAERAFLTWGRTTPSARQAALLKLADAIEEHADEIVAAQVRNTGQIAAMVKAEEVLVCADQVRFFAGAARMLEGRSAGEYMEGFTSYVRREPIGVVGQVTPWNYPFMMAIWKIAPALAAGNTVVLKPSDTTPESTLVLARIAQDILPDGVLNVVLGDGAVGARLVSDPALGLVAITGSVRAGMAVATAAAADVKRAHLELGGKAPAVVFGDADVARAAEGIAQAAFFNAGQDCTAATRALVHESVYEEFVAALVAQAGTLRPGTPDDPDAFYGALNNVHHFGRVMEKLAALPAHATVATGGKRLGEKGFYVEPTVITGVRQDDAIVQEETFGPIITVQPFATEDEAVALANGVQYGLASSVWTTDHATANRMSIRIDAGAVWINCHIPLVAEMPHGGFKHSGYGKDLSAYGLEDYTRIKHVMSSND comes from the coding sequence ATGTCCGACCGGCTCCAGAACTTCATCGACGGCACGTTCGTCGACTCGACGTCGTCCGCGTCGATCGACATCGTCGACCCGGCCACCGAGGCCGTCGTCGCGGTCTCGCCCGTCTCGACCGAGGAGGAGGTGGCCGCCGCGATCGCCGCGGCCGAGCGCGCGTTCCTCACCTGGGGCCGCACGACGCCGAGCGCCCGCCAGGCGGCGCTGCTCAAGCTCGCCGACGCGATCGAGGAGCACGCCGACGAGATCGTCGCCGCCCAGGTCCGCAACACCGGCCAGATCGCGGCCATGGTGAAGGCGGAGGAGGTCCTCGTCTGCGCCGATCAGGTGCGCTTCTTCGCCGGTGCCGCTCGCATGCTCGAGGGCCGCTCGGCGGGCGAGTACATGGAGGGCTTCACCTCCTATGTGCGGCGCGAGCCGATCGGCGTCGTCGGCCAGGTGACCCCGTGGAACTACCCGTTCATGATGGCCATCTGGAAGATCGCCCCCGCCCTGGCCGCGGGCAACACCGTGGTCCTCAAGCCCTCGGACACGACGCCCGAGTCGACCCTGGTGCTGGCGCGGATCGCCCAGGACATCCTCCCCGACGGCGTCCTCAACGTCGTGCTCGGCGACGGTGCCGTCGGCGCCCGCCTCGTCAGCGATCCCGCCCTCGGGCTGGTCGCGATCACCGGCTCCGTCCGCGCCGGCATGGCGGTCGCGACCGCCGCGGCGGCGGACGTCAAGCGCGCGCACCTGGAACTGGGCGGCAAGGCGCCCGCCGTCGTCTTCGGCGACGCCGACGTCGCCCGCGCTGCCGAGGGCATCGCGCAGGCCGCCTTCTTCAACGCCGGCCAGGACTGCACCGCCGCGACGCGCGCCCTGGTGCACGAGTCGGTCTACGAGGAGTTCGTCGCCGCCCTCGTCGCGCAGGCCGGCACCCTGCGGCCGGGTACCCCCGACGACCCCGACGCCTTCTACGGCGCCCTCAACAACGTGCACCACTTCGGCCGCGTCATGGAGAAGCTGGCCGCGCTGCCCGCGCACGCCACGGTCGCGACCGGCGGGAAGCGGCTCGGCGAGAAGGGCTTCTACGTGGAGCCGACGGTCATCACGGGCGTGCGGCAGGACGACGCGATCGTGCAGGAGGAGACCTTCGGCCCGATCATCACCGTGCAGCCCTTCGCGACCGAGGACGAGGCCGTGGCTCTCGCGAACGGCGTGCAGTACGGCCTGGCGTCCAGCGTCTGGACGACCGACCACGCGACCGCGAACCGCATGAGCATCAGGATCGACGCGGGCGCGGTGTGGATCAACTGCCACATCCCGCTCGTGGCGGAGATGCCGCACGGCGGATTCAAGCACTCGGGTTACGGCAAAGACCTGTCGGCGTACGGCCTGGAGGACTACACCCGAATCAAGCACGTCATGAGCAGCAACGACTGA
- a CDS encoding PucR family transcriptional regulator, whose product MAVTVRWLLGQRDLGLGLRAGAAAVDVPITFVITTELADPTPWLTGGEMLLTTGIGIPPGDDGCRDYVRRLTDRGVSGLGFGVGVSRASAPAALVDAADEFGLALVDVPLPTPFVAVARTVIDEIARRANAAQAAAGRAQQRMTRAAVAGGPSATLRELSVGSGGAALLLDRGGRVVQAHPAEFDPAVAREVGEQARAHVAASAVGPVTVRTVDPAGRLGTIVTQPIRVGDRGHGHLGVVLPREPSAADHVLIGHANSLLALDFERPLRLRLAQWRMNAAALRLVLSAGGDLDEAAQLVAEAADPSGVRALMIRGGADPDAVVAAVRAALHDAGRPVFVSEAGAASGVIALLGGDDGPGFADALVAGLAPGERARLQLGLGAPHAPHAVAEAVAAAELAARAARPGGGTVDASALAGRTLFTEPGTREALARLDRALLEPLRTHDGLAEALRAYLENHGQWEGTAAALGVHRHTARARVARAEDLLGVDLRSARVRAELLLALLLGDE is encoded by the coding sequence ATGGCGGTCACCGTGCGCTGGCTGCTGGGGCAGCGCGATCTCGGCCTCGGGCTCCGGGCGGGCGCGGCGGCGGTCGACGTCCCGATCACCTTCGTCATCACCACCGAGCTGGCCGATCCCACGCCCTGGCTCACCGGCGGCGAGATGCTCCTGACGACGGGCATCGGCATCCCGCCCGGCGACGACGGCTGCCGCGACTACGTGCGGCGGCTCACCGACCGCGGCGTCTCCGGCCTCGGTTTCGGCGTCGGCGTGTCCCGCGCCAGCGCGCCGGCGGCCCTCGTCGACGCGGCCGACGAGTTCGGACTCGCGCTCGTCGACGTGCCCCTGCCGACGCCCTTCGTGGCGGTCGCGCGCACCGTCATCGACGAGATCGCGCGGCGGGCGAACGCGGCGCAGGCGGCGGCCGGCCGGGCCCAGCAGCGCATGACCCGCGCCGCGGTCGCGGGCGGACCGTCGGCCACCCTGCGCGAGCTGTCGGTGGGCAGCGGCGGCGCGGCGCTCCTCCTCGACCGGGGCGGGCGGGTCGTGCAGGCGCATCCCGCGGAGTTCGACCCGGCCGTGGCGCGCGAGGTGGGAGAGCAGGCGCGGGCGCACGTCGCGGCCTCGGCGGTCGGGCCCGTGACGGTGCGGACCGTCGATCCGGCCGGCCGGCTCGGCACCATCGTCACCCAGCCGATCCGGGTGGGCGACCGCGGCCACGGCCACCTGGGCGTGGTGCTGCCGCGCGAACCCTCGGCGGCGGACCATGTGCTCATCGGCCACGCCAACTCCCTGCTGGCGCTGGACTTCGAGCGGCCGCTCCGGCTGCGGCTCGCGCAGTGGCGGATGAACGCCGCGGCACTGCGCCTGGTGCTCTCGGCGGGCGGGGACCTCGACGAGGCGGCGCAGCTGGTCGCGGAGGCGGCCGATCCGTCCGGGGTCCGTGCGCTCATGATCCGCGGCGGCGCGGACCCGGACGCCGTGGTCGCGGCGGTGCGGGCCGCGCTGCACGACGCGGGCCGGCCGGTGTTCGTGTCCGAAGCGGGCGCCGCGAGCGGGGTGATCGCGCTGCTGGGTGGCGACGACGGGCCCGGCTTCGCCGATGCCCTGGTGGCGGGTCTCGCGCCGGGCGAGCGGGCCAGGCTGCAGCTCGGGCTGGGGGCACCGCACGCGCCGCACGCCGTGGCCGAAGCGGTCGCGGCGGCCGAGCTCGCGGCCCGCGCGGCCCGGCCCGGAGGCGGCACCGTCGACGCCTCGGCGCTCGCCGGGCGCACGCTGTTCACCGAGCCGGGAACCCGCGAGGCCCTCGCCCGGCTCGACCGGGCGCTGCTGGAGCCGCTGCGCACGCACGACGGCCTCGCCGAGGCGCTCCGCGCCTACCTGGAGAACCACGGCCAGTGGGAGGGGACAGCCGCGGCGCTCGGGGTGCATCGGCACACGGCGCGGGCCCGCGTGGCGCGCGCGGAGGACCTGCTCGGCGTCGACCTCCGGTCGGCGCGGGTGCGCGCCGAGCTCCTACTGGCTCTGCTGCTCGGCGACGAGTAG
- a CDS encoding TetR/AcrR family transcriptional regulator C-terminal domain-containing protein: MSRRVGRPSTPQLDRASIGAAALELVDREGALSMPALARRLGVQVSSIYHHVEGRAGVIGLVRDLVTADIDATCFATEPWDRALDTWARTYRTAFAAHPAAVRLLATETIGGRQNLAMYAAATAGLLRAGFRVEQVMGIVVGVENFLLGAALDVSAPEVPIALDDDGDDPAATDDLRRALAAAPSGPERSLQAFDLGLAALIEGLRALLVAEQQSQ, encoded by the coding sequence GTGAGCAGACGCGTCGGCCGGCCGAGCACCCCGCAACTCGATCGCGCGTCGATCGGCGCGGCGGCGCTGGAGCTGGTCGACCGGGAGGGTGCGCTGAGCATGCCGGCGCTGGCCCGTCGGCTCGGGGTGCAGGTCTCGTCGATCTATCACCACGTCGAGGGCCGCGCGGGCGTCATCGGCCTCGTCCGCGACCTCGTGACCGCCGACATCGACGCCACGTGCTTCGCGACCGAGCCCTGGGACCGCGCGCTCGACACGTGGGCCCGCACCTACCGCACCGCCTTCGCCGCACACCCCGCCGCGGTCCGCCTGCTCGCCACCGAGACCATCGGGGGCCGGCAGAACCTCGCGATGTACGCGGCGGCGACCGCCGGACTGCTCCGCGCCGGATTCCGGGTGGAGCAGGTCATGGGCATCGTCGTCGGCGTCGAGAACTTCCTCCTCGGCGCGGCGCTCGACGTCTCGGCGCCCGAGGTCCCCATCGCCCTGGATGACGACGGTGACGACCCGGCCGCCACCGACGACCTGCGCCGGGCCCTCGCCGCGGCACCGTCGGGCCCGGAGCGCTCGCTGCAGGCCTTCGACCTGGGGCTCGCCGCGCTCATCGAGGGCCTGCGGGCGCTACTCGTCGCCGAGCAGCAGAGCCAGTAG
- a CDS encoding nitrilase-related carbon-nitrogen hydrolase yields MELIVAPGIPTSPARVDAPEREPLRVALVQHRWHDDAPRLAAELTDAIGRAARAGARVVFLSEITLLRYPAFERGGAQPSALAEDLLTGPTFAFAAAAAKEHGVVVHASLYERHPDAEPLGYNTAIMVSPSGELLARTRKLHIPVTAGYYEDTYFLRGPAQADGAEPYPVHAPAELGGARFGLPTCWDEWFPEVARAYSLGGADVIAYPTAIGSEPDHPDFDTAPLWRQVIVGNGISCGTFMVVPNRWGNEGAITFYGSSFISDPYGRILVEAPRDASAVLVADLDLDQRRDWLTLFPFLATRRPDTYGALVEGVEVNGPLGGAQLGGAR; encoded by the coding sequence ATGGAGCTCATCGTCGCGCCGGGGATCCCGACGTCGCCCGCCCGCGTGGACGCCCCCGAGCGGGAGCCGCTGCGCGTCGCGCTCGTGCAGCACCGCTGGCACGACGACGCGCCCCGCCTCGCCGCCGAGCTCACCGACGCGATCGGGCGGGCCGCCCGGGCGGGTGCGCGGGTCGTCTTCCTCTCCGAGATCACCCTCCTGCGCTACCCGGCGTTCGAGCGCGGCGGCGCGCAGCCCAGCGCGCTGGCGGAGGACCTGCTGACCGGCCCCACCTTCGCGTTCGCGGCCGCCGCGGCGAAGGAGCACGGCGTCGTCGTCCACGCCTCCCTCTACGAGCGGCACCCCGATGCGGAGCCGCTCGGCTACAACACCGCGATCATGGTCTCGCCGTCCGGCGAGCTGCTGGCCCGCACCCGCAAGCTGCACATCCCCGTCACCGCCGGCTACTACGAGGACACCTACTTCCTCCGCGGCCCCGCGCAGGCCGACGGCGCCGAGCCCTACCCCGTCCACGCGCCGGCCGAGCTCGGCGGCGCCCGCTTCGGCCTCCCCACCTGCTGGGACGAGTGGTTTCCCGAGGTCGCGCGGGCCTACTCCCTGGGCGGCGCCGACGTCATCGCCTACCCGACGGCGATCGGCTCCGAGCCCGACCACCCCGACTTCGACACCGCCCCGCTGTGGCGGCAGGTGATCGTCGGCAACGGGATCTCCTGCGGCACCTTCATGGTGGTGCCCAACCGCTGGGGCAACGAGGGCGCGATCACCTTCTACGGCAGCTCCTTCATCTCCGACCCGTACGGCCGCATCCTCGTCGAGGCGCCCCGCGACGCCTCCGCCGTGCTCGTGGCCGACCTCGACCTGGACCAGCGCCGCGACTGGCTGACGCTGTTCCCCTTCCTCGCCACCCGTCGCCCCGACACCTACGGCGCGCTCGTCGAGGGCGTCGAGGTCAACGGCCCGCTGGGCGGCGCGCAGCTCGGCGGTGCGCGATGA